The Metarhizium brunneum chromosome 3, complete sequence DNA window GAGATATCTCGGCGTTTTTGGGTGTCTGGCTTTCTAATTTCATAGGCAAAGCATATACCAGAACTACCTACTAGTAGATACATAGTAGGCGGCTTATATGGAGTAGAGAGAGGTACGGGAACCTAGGTTAGTGCCACGGGTGAAGACGCCGGACAAGAACATTATGGATGAACCTGGCCTGCacggtccagatgtcctcgGTAGAATCGTGTGCCCCTGGACGGCACCTGGGTGTTGATACCTTAAAACTGGggccaggccaggcaggTCGCTCGCTGTCTTGAGCGAGCCGCTGCAGGATGATTTCACCTTTGCTGAAGTTAGGCTATCGAGGGACGAGTCCCGTCGCGCGATACAACTTTCTAACGCTCTTTAGATCTTTTGTTGGACATATTGGCCATGGAGCGCACCCCGAGAGGAATTACAAGCACCACGAGCAGAGTCAtgtgatgctgatgccggCTAGTTGAGCAAAGACAAACGTCCTCCCTTGTGCTGATGGACTGTTGGAGATGATTGTTTATGGTGTCCGTGGACTTCCCTCCTCTCCCTGCCAAACGCGGTCGGTTCTCGTGCTGCATGTTCGTTCTTGAGTcctatgtactccgtaggtatTCAAGCATAGTCGCTCCGTACTGAAGTTGGTATGGAgagactacggagtacggcgCACTCAAACACCAAGTCTGTATGGAGGAAACCAGCCAGGTCCCACTCCTCGTCTGCACTAAGGACGTAACCAGGTTCCTCTCTACAGCAAGCTCtctcatcgtcttcgtcagCGGCCATGCCATGGCGATATCTGTCGCCCGCCAGGCTGTCCAATGTCTCTCCCAATCGTCCCTGATTACGACAACGGCGACGCCGATGACGATAGCCTCTACTCGATAATCTCGACGTCGCCAGGTCTCGACACCGCAACCTCCCCTAGCGAGTATGGACACGACGATGTCGACGATGATTTCGAACAGTTTTCCCTTGATGGCGATGGcattggcgatggcgatggcgtcaACTCAGAAATTTCGTGTGGTTGCTCGACTTCAGTGACGCCAAGTGCGTACGAGGATGAGGTAGCATATGGCCGACGGTACCACGGTTTCAGGAAGGGCCGCTACCCGTTGCCCAACGATGACTTGGAGCAGCGAAGAGAGGAAACAAATCATGCTTTAATGCTAGAACTTACTGTATGTGTTTTGGCTTTCTTCGGCACCCGAGTCAATATTCGTGGCATCTTCCTTGACTCCTGCCAAACCATTGAATTTCGAGAACTGATGGCCACCCAGGGCGGACGACTCTTTTACTCCGACATTGGCAAGTATCCGCACAAAATTATTGATATTGGAACAGGAACTGGTAtgccatttttttttgttgcgGGCGTATACTGACTCGATCAATTACAGTGCTAACAAATATTTCTCAGGTACATGGGCCATAGACGGTAAGCTGGACCAACACCGACAGCCTGCTTTGTGCAGGACGATGTAGCTCGGCAATACAGCCCCTAACTTCTTCTAGTGGCCGACCAGTACCCAAGTGCAAGTGTGGTTGGAACCGATCTATCCCCTATACAACCAAAATGGGTACCTGTGAACGTGCGAATGTATGTGGACGATTGCGAAGAGCCTGATTGGCTCCATGGCTCCAACTTTGACATGGTGCATTTTCGCGGCATGGCAGGCACTCTACGAGATCTGGATAGAATGTTGAACAGAACTTATCCGTATGTTTTGTTTCGACGGACACTTGGGCGAGGAATATATGGCTAATCGCTTGGCAGGCATGTGCGAGATGGTGGATGGGTAGAGTTTCACGAGTTCATTCCTCAAATATTATGTGACGATGGAACCATGAGCGAAGAGGACCCAGTACGAATATTTTTCGACGCCTCAACACAGGGTCTACGAACCTTTGGTGGCGAGCCTCTGAGAGCGCTCAACTTGGAAGAGACACTtgttggcgccggcttcACAAATATCCATGTTATCACAAAGAAAGTGCCCATTGCTGCTTGGCCACGAGATAAACACCTGAAGACAGTTGGCATGTTTACGAGGGCGGTAATACTGGATTCGCTTGGCGCTCTCGCGGCCAAGCCACTAGCAGCTCTTGGAATACCTTCAGAAGACCGCCGAGCTCTAGTCACGCAAGTTAAACGAAGCCTCAATGACCGGAGGATACACCGTTATATGAAGTTCGTCATTTGTTATGggcagaagaaagagaatTCTGAGTCGGCATCGCCTCCTCTTCAATAAGGCCCGAGACAGAAAGCGTCTAATTATTCACCTCACCATACGAATTGAAAGGTGGGATAGTCAGGCTCCTCCGTTGAGAGGAGGCGACGCAGGAGAGGTTTACGCTGTATAaaccttattattattattaatactattattattcctGGGGCATCGTTGGAATggccttttttatttattttatcTTGTTTGGTACCAAGTATCTTAGGCCGCCTCCTTTGGTTTGATAGCTCCTCAGCTCTCTATGGAactggccaagttggcgttAATATTTGACAAAGGTGCAATGGGCACCCAGTGATCGGCGACCGACACGAGGAAATAAACACATAAATCCCTATTGAATACACACAAAAATTTAATCTGTGAGCGTCAAAGGCTGGCTGTTTTTTCTCAGTTGATGACAACCACGCTCCTGTGGCGTCATTGGACGCTGCGTTGATAGTGGtgctctacggagtagagttGTGGAAGATGACAAAGCGAGGTCCGTCTCGGCGCCACTCCACCAACTTCTAAAGCTTTGAAGCTTTACATTGCGCATCCCATCCTTCAAACTTGAACATCAAACCAATCCGCCGAGCAAATCGCGCTCGTGCAAGTCACACAAACCCCAGCACGTTATTGCACCCCGCAAAAACCGCCTTCGAAGCTTCCAGCGCTTCCGACACGCCACCATGGCGACCGCAACCGCACCTGCAACCGCAGCCTCCTCCATCCTGAACCACGCCTCCCAAACCTACAACTTCCGCTTCTCGCCCTTCCTCCGCGCCACATACCAGGTCGGCCTACCGCTCGATCGGCCCATATGCAAAGCATACCAATCCGGCAGCTGTCCAAACGGCACGCGATGCACAGAGCGGCACGTCCAGgacgccaagacggcgcagGCAACAGGTGGCCTCAATTCGCTCGTGTGCAAGCACTGGCTACGCGGGCTCTGCAAAAAGGGTGAGCACTGCGAGTTCCTGCACGAATACAACCTTCGCAAGATGCCCGAGTGCAACTTCTTCATGAGGAACGGGTACTGCTCCAACGGCGAGGAGTGCCTCTACCTGCACGTCGAcccgtcgtcgaggctgccgccTTGTCCGCACTACGACATGGGCTTCTGCCCTCTGGGCCCGCTGTGCTCCAAGAAACATGTTCGGAGGAAGCTGTGTGTGTTCTACTTGGCCGGGTTTTGCCCGGAGGGCCCGGAGTGCAAAGCCGCGCATCCCAAGTGGAGCAAGGATCTGGACAAACCGACTGTCAAGGCGGAtgggaaggaggaggaggaggatggccATGTGGACAGTGGGATGAggggcgacgacgatggcaGCGAGAGGGTGACGAGAGACGGGATGGGACGTGGCGATAGGGATAGGGACCGGGATAGGGATCGGGATCGGGACAGAGACGATGGTAGGCACGGGGGCAGGTTTAGAGGCGGTGGGAAATGGAGAGGTGGAAGGGGCGGCCGGTTCAGAGGAAGAGGGCATTGATTTCCTCGATGGGCGCAAAATCTAGTAGATCCTACTaaaactacctaggtagatgaTATGTATGTGGACTTTGGTAAAATAGCGTTTTCTTTACACCTTGATACCCAGGTTCAAAAGAAGAGCAATAGAATCATTTTTCTGACAACGGTTCAATGTGTGTGATTGCAAATCCAATTGGAATAAATGTAGATGTATTTTGTATTTCCTTTTACGGCTTAAATTGGAGTGGTCATTAAATACAAGTTATTGGACGTCATATCAGTCTCCGAGTCTATTTCTACGTCACGATCGGGGAGAATTGGACACTGGAGGCACCCAGAGACTGCTTTCAGTCGCGTCAGCACTCCATACATTACGCTCGGATGGAACAGCAATGAAATCGTTGGAGgaagccgtcgccgcctcacCGTCCTCGCTTTCTTCGCGCTCTGAGCCGTCGCAGGAACTGGTCTTCCAGGCCGACAGCTCGTCTACTCTCCGAATGCCCATCATCCAGGAGACGAGACTGCGGGGGGCCCACCGTCCA harbors:
- the LAE1_2 gene encoding Secondary metabolism regulator LAE1, which encodes MSLPIVPDYDNGDADDDSLYSIISTSPGLDTATSPSEYGHDDVDDDFEQFSLDGDGIGDGDGVNSEISCGCSTSVTPSAYEDEVAYGRRYHGFRKGRYPLPNDDLEQRREETNHALMLELTVCVLAFFGTRVNIRGIFLDSCQTIEFRELMATQGGRLFYSDIGKYPHKIIDIGTGTGTWAIDVADQYPSASVVGTDLSPIQPKWVPVNVRMYVDDCEEPDWLHGSNFDMVHFRGMAGTLRDLDRMLNRTYPHVRDGGWVEFHEFIPQILCDDGTMSEEDPVRIFFDASTQGLRTFGGEPLRALNLEETLVGAGFTNIHVITKKVPIAAWPRDKHLKTVGMFTRAVILDSLGALAAKPLAALGIPSEDRRALVTQVKRSLNDRRIHRYMKFVICYGQKKENSESASPPLQ
- the YTH1 gene encoding mRNA 3'-end-processing protein YTH1; its protein translation is MATATAPATAASSILNHASQTYNFRFSPFLRATYQVGLPLDRPICKAYQSGSCPNGTRCTERHVQDAKTAQATGGLNSLVCKHWLRGLCKKGEHCEFLHEYNLRKMPECNFFMRNGYCSNGEECLYLHVDPSSRLPPCPHYDMGFCPLGPLCSKKHVRRKLCVFYLAGFCPEGPECKAAHPKWSKDLDKPTVKADGKEEEEDGHVDSGMRGDDDGSERVTRDGMGRGDRDRDRDRDRDRDRDDGRHGGRFRGGGKWRGGRGGRFRGRGH